TCCGCACAAACGGACTTATCAGCGATAATAATTGAAATGCTTCGTCTCGCAAATACTTCAACTCTAATTGCTATTCCCTTATTTACATTTGCTGGATATATACTTGCAGAAAGCAACACTCCGAGACGACTCGTGAACTTAACGAACGCACTTTTTGGATGGATGCCTGGTGGACTTGCTATAGTTGTTCTTGTATCATGTGCGATTTTTACAGCTTTTACAGGTGCCTCTGGGATTACAATCGTTGCACTTGGCGGGCTCGTCTTTCCAGCACTTATCAAAGGAAACTACTCAGAGAAATTTTCATTAGGTCTTGTAACGACATCTGGAAGCTTAGGTCTTCTTTTCCCACCGAGCTTGCCGTTAATTCTATATGCGTTTGTTGCACAAGTTGACATAGATAAACTTTTCATTGCTGGAATTGCCCCTGGAATTTTACTTATCCTTCTTCTGTCAATATATAGCACTTTGAAGAATTACAAGGTCGTCCAAACACAAAAATTTTCCCTTCAAAACCTATGGCGCGCGACAATTGACGCAATATGGGAAATACCATTGCCATTTCTGATAATTGGTGGGATCTACGCTGGGCTTTTTACAGTGATAGAAGCATCAGCTATAACCGCAGTTTATGTCTTCATAGTTGAATTCTTCATCTATAGAGATTTGAATCTTAAAAAAGACCTCCCGAGAATTATGAAGGAAAGCATGATGCTCGTTGGTGGGATCTTGATAATTTTAGCTTCTGCGCTCGGTCTGACAAGCTACTTAATTGACGCACAGATACCGATGAGAATTTTTGAACTCATACAAACATACATCACAAGCAAATACACATTCCTTCTTCTTCTGAATCTTTTTCTTCTCATTGTTGGAATGTTGATGGATATTTTCTCCGCAATAATAGTCGTTGTTCCAATTATCACACCGATCGCTTTGGAGTTTGGAGTTGATCCCATTCATTTAGGAATAATTTTTCTTACAAACCTTGAGATAGGTTATCTTACTCCGCCCGTTGGATTAAATCTTTTTATTTCAAGTTTCAGATTTGAAAAACCGATTGTCAAAATTTACCTTTCAACCTTGCCATTTATCCTGATACTATTCATCGCACTTCTTTTAATTACATATATCCCAGAAATTTCTCTGTTCTTGGTGCGAAAATAAATTCTCTTTCACCTAACCTCAACAATTGCGGATGGTGTTGGATTTACATTTATCTTGTTTCCATTCTCATCAAGCAGTTCAATATCTCTTAATTCAAGATAGCTCCTGACAGCATTAACTCTAAATTTTAACTTGACTATATCCCCACTTCCACTTAAAGAAGTTAAAGCAGAACCAGTAGCGAGAACCCCTGTGGTCACCTCAACATATCCTTTGTTGTTTGCTTCATCAATTG
This sequence is a window from Candidatus Kryptonium sp.. Protein-coding genes within it:
- a CDS encoding TRAP transporter large permease subunit, with protein sequence MLNFLLILLFILFALFRTPLFAVISAIAILAFVSAQTDLSAIIIEMLRLANTSTLIAIPLFTFAGYILAESNTPRRLVNLTNALFGWMPGGLAIVVLVSCAIFTAFTGASGITIVALGGLVFPALIKGNYSEKFSLGLVTTSGSLGLLFPPSLPLILYAFVAQVDIDKLFIAGIAPGILLILLLSIYSTLKNYKVVQTQKFSLQNLWRATIDAIWEIPLPFLIIGGIYAGLFTVIEASAITAVYVFIVEFFIYRDLNLKKDLPRIMKESMMLVGGILIILASALGLTSYLIDAQIPMRIFELIQTYITSKYTFLLLLNLFLLIVGMLMDIFSAIIVVVPIITPIALEFGVDPIHLGIIFLTNLEIGYLTPPVGLNLFISSFRFEKPIVKIYLSTLPFILILFIALLLITYIPEISLFLVRK